In a single window of the Acyrthosiphon pisum isolate AL4f chromosome X, pea_aphid_22Mar2018_4r6ur, whole genome shotgun sequence genome:
- the LOC115033304 gene encoding KRAB-A domain-containing protein 2-like, translated as MVAEIKNKYCNVTKESIMLYLQLCSHCQKKSTNRKIGLVSKPILHNAFNSRAQVGLIDMQSQHFNDFRFIFCYQDHLTKFVILRPLKSKRAEEIAYNLLDIYTTFGAPAILQSDNGREFVNSTITELHNMWEDVKIVHGKPRHSQSQGSVERANRDVEDMLATWMAENNSTDWPSGLKFIQFQKNRALHSGKKKYLI; from the coding sequence ATGGTTgcggaaataaaaaataagtattgtaATGTAACTAAGGAATCAATTATGCTATATTTACAACTTTGTTCACATTGTCAAAAGAAAtctactaatagaaaaataggACTGGTTTCCAAACCAATATTACACAATGCTTTTAACTCGAGAGCACAAGTAGGTTTAATAGATATGCAGTCCCAACATTTTAACGATTTtcggtttattttttgttatcaaGACCATTTAACCAAATTCGTAATTTTAAGGCCTTTAAAAAGTAAACGTGCAGAGGAGATTGCATATAATTTACTTGACATTTACACGACCTTTGGCGCACCAGCAATTTTGCAGTCAGATAATGGCCGTGAATTCGTAAATTCGACTATAACTGAACTGCACAATATGTGGGAAGATGTCAAAATTGTTCATGGTAAACCGAGGCACAGCCAGAGCCAAGGTTCTGTGGAACGAGCAAATAGAGATGTAGAGGATATGTTGGCTACGTGGATGGCAGAAAACAATAGTACGGATTGGCCTTCTGGTTTGAAATTTATTCAGTTTCAGAAAAACCGAGCTCTTCATTCaggtaaaaaaaagtatttaatataa